One window from the genome of Pedobacter schmidteae encodes:
- a CDS encoding MauE/DoxX family redox-associated membrane protein, whose translation MKARTIALEIIIGLLVLLWVYAAISKWLEPRFIYQLTSSPLVGYNFGHVLYWILPTGELIIAGLLLFNRTKRTGLILSAGLLGIFTTYIIYILAFAPAVPCSCGGVIAKFSWTQHLIFNITYFLLNVVAIFLHRRKSEPTIIKMVKEKPSL comes from the coding sequence ATGAAAGCACGTACTATTGCATTGGAAATTATCATTGGTCTACTCGTACTGCTATGGGTATATGCAGCTATCAGTAAATGGCTTGAACCAAGGTTCATTTATCAGTTGACTTCTTCGCCATTGGTTGGTTATAATTTTGGGCATGTGCTGTACTGGATTTTGCCAACCGGAGAACTCATTATAGCTGGCCTTTTGCTTTTTAACCGAACCAAAAGAACAGGATTGATTTTGTCTGCTGGACTATTAGGAATATTCACAACCTATATTATCTACATATTGGCTTTTGCACCCGCCGTACCATGCAGTTGCGGTGGGGTAATTGCTAAGTTTTCATGGACACAACATCTCATTTTTAATATCACTTACTTTTTGTTGAATGTTGTTGCCATTTTTCTGCACAGACGGAAATCGGAACCGACAATAATAAAAATGGTCAAAGAAAAACCAAGCCTATAA
- a CDS encoding helix-turn-helix transcriptional regulator produces the protein MTLYETDVLIVNHFESGNLLHSKWKYNPTTDEFVQAIKEFRPIAERTPFVTSLWNLSNLEFVIPPELQKWVDQFLNVPIVTKKPDVRAAYVVSSNLRAQLSANEIMEKGDAKLVPQFFIDDNYAIRTLYGQTNMVRKKQSKMEPLGFSTGDSSVSFQIEIDADHAETYMKMAHFFYKNKEYLDLIRKKLQTLTFREKEICKFIANGMDNQNIAGKLSISYDTVKTHRKNIFRKLNCHTPMEMAIYSMFL, from the coding sequence ATGACGCTATATGAAACAGATGTCCTTATCGTAAATCATTTTGAGAGTGGCAACTTGTTGCACTCCAAATGGAAATATAATCCTACGACAGATGAATTCGTACAAGCAATCAAGGAGTTTAGACCAATAGCAGAACGAACTCCTTTCGTAACCTCGCTCTGGAACCTATCTAATCTCGAGTTTGTAATCCCACCAGAGTTACAGAAATGGGTAGACCAATTTCTAAACGTTCCGATTGTTACTAAGAAACCGGATGTACGGGCAGCTTACGTTGTTAGCAGTAACCTTAGGGCACAACTTTCGGCTAACGAGATTATGGAAAAGGGGGATGCAAAGCTGGTTCCACAGTTCTTTATTGACGATAATTATGCCATTAGAACTTTGTATGGTCAGACAAATATGGTTAGAAAGAAACAGTCAAAAATGGAACCTCTTGGTTTCTCTACAGGAGATTCGTCAGTCAGCTTTCAAATTGAAATAGATGCAGACCATGCAGAAACGTATATGAAAATGGCGCACTTTTTTTATAAAAACAAGGAATATCTGGACTTGATCCGCAAAAAATTACAGACCCTCACGTTTCGCGAAAAAGAAATATGCAAGTTTATAGCAAACGGAATGGACAACCAAAATATTGCAGGCAAATTGAGCATTTCTTATGATACAGTTAAGACCCACCGAAAAAACATTTTTCGTAAGCTTAACTGCCATACTCCAATGGAAATGGCCATTTATAGTATGTTTCTGTAA